The genome window cacttactgggtaacacttgtggtgtactcatgttactttctgcatatgtttttcgtgtgcagatccaggtgcaccttaagggccgcactatcagtgagtcgggacagggtctggagtccccttctactctttctcatgtccattatcttctgtagttttccttgttagactctgatatatagagacgcTAGATTTTttctttctgtagtttgtgattcacgatgttccgggttttgggatttgttgtgtatttttgaataattggttaaattcatattttttatttcattattccgtaaaatgttaggcttacctagttgtagaaaCTATCTGCCATCACGacatcacacggaggggaaattgggtcgtgacacccttaGTAAGTGGATCCACAACAATGGAGTTTGTATCAATATATTGTATAGACACCTAATCACTTCGAACTCTTTCTTTAACAACCAGGAACTGTATGTCAATGTGATTTGACTTTATCAAACTCCTGTTGTTATTGAAAGATAAGACTGCTAGTTTATTGCCACAACATAACCTAAGTGTCCTTTCAACTTATCCATAGATTCGCAGCCAGTGGAAAAATTGTATAGTCATATTCCATAATTAGATACTACATAATATGTTATAAATTAACTTTCATGGTGAAAAGAGCTATGAGTGTTCATTTAACACTCTTCCGTATATAGCTCATCAACAAAGTatgttgtcacgaaccaaaatttccaccttcgggaccatgatggcgcctaacatttcacttattaggcaagccaacgttagaataatttaaaccatatttaacaattcattttaattaaataataaaaaaaccaACAACCAGAATAATATATGAATTTAAATGTGCAAACCAAAAATAatacgatatctaaataccatcccagaactggagtcacaagtgcacaagcttctagaataatacaaacaagggtctgaataaaataaaggtgtctgaaagaaagcacacagctaagataaagtagaaggggacttcagagctgcaaacgtcgtgcagctatacctcaagtatcCTCTGATAACTGAATCCGAGCAATTCTAtagtatgccgctgggaccaactccgggatctgcacaagaagtgcacagtatagtatgaatacaaccgaccccatgtactctgtaagtgtcgggcctacctcgacgaagtagagacgaggctaaggcaagtcgcttacgttaacttgtacgcaatagtAATAATAACAACAGGAAAAGAAGTAAGACCGGTAactcatatcaataattgaagtcaattcagcagtcataatcatTCAATAAGttttcgttgcggcatgcaacccgctctaacaatataaacttaataTACAATCCATtggggcatgcaacccgatccaacaatataatctttcaattaaatttcgttgcggcgtgcaaaccgctccaacaatataaactttcaataaatccattgcggtgtgcaatccgctccaacaatataaacttaaaataaacccgttgcagtgtgcaacccgctccaacaatataaacttaacaattcttaaatgtaaaaatattccaataaatatcacattaaataagaaattattaggcaacaaggcatacaatgattataatttgggaaacaagtaatgacaagtagtaattaattgtggaaatcagggagaaaacaGGCAATTTAatgtgctaaatgtcaagtagcaattaagacgcacaattcaaataaacatgtagcaattatagcataaattcaagacataatattggacaaTGAATATGAGATAAATAagtaatataataattaattcatgatttaaaataatttatgattattagataaatatgcaaacaatcaatttgacgacgtataggcactcgtaacctcgcctatacgtcattacacatgaaattcacttaacaaataaatcaagggttctattccctcaagtcaagattaaccacgacacttacctcgtttcgcaaccaaattcaagaatccaataaactttTGTCTCGCGAATTGGTGCCTGAAAGCTTCACATCTAGTCATAAATAGTTCAATACACTCAACATGAATCGtagtaattaattccatattaaaTTACagatttttcggattaaaatctgaaattcatctcaaaaatcaatagtgggacccacgtctcgaatctcgaaatactcatgaaattcgaacacacattccgagacgagtccaataatacaaaaattattgaattctgacatcggattgtctttcaaatcctaaatttttgtttttgaaaaattttacaaaaatcccaatttcttccatccaaatccgaaataaatgatgaatattgacATGGAtatatgaaatacaatcacttgctgataaagaacacttacccaagtcgaattcatgaaaaacccctttggaatcgcccaaatcctagacttaaaacttaaaaatgagtaaaaatggcaaactTTCACTTTTAAGCGTTCTGCCTAGGCAAGTCGCATGTGTGAAATGCGACTGTCTCATATTTCCAGGCAAACAAAAACTGCTACCAACCTTCAgtaaatcgatcataactttctgtaaaaatatccaaatgatgaatggtttaccactctagaaactagaatcaaagggatacaactttcgtGTTTGAAAATTTCTAGATTCCCTAtggattgcgagatataagctttcaaagtcagctCTATGCATCAGAAATTCGCACACTGTTGTAGGCAAAAACTGCAGTACCAGTCATTCTGTATTCATTTTACACATTTCGGCAAGAGTTTTGTATTTTCcaaataaatgacataacagagttattccaatttttagaattgaatttcgaccccaatatcaataaagtcaactcccggtcaaacttttcaaaaatcttctattttctaactttcgccaaaatgcgccaAATTGTCCTATGGACATCCACAACCAAATACGGACATgcgcctaagtcctaaatcaccatacgaaactattgaaatcatcaaaattccattccggagtcgtttgctcaaaagtaaaATCTCCCGTCAAACTatagaaattcaagctttataaaatcaaaccttttatttatttattttcaaaacctaacGGAAATGTGCCTACACACCTTGGGAAAACTTCAACTTTAGTACACAAGTCACAATTATTGTTACGAAGCTGAACAAACTCTCGGAATTCAAATCGGGATCCGGTATCAACAAACATCCAATTATGGCCAATTTAGGAAttatttaaacctttaaatttctaattttcatcaaatggcgataattcgagcTATGGACTttcgaatttgatttcgggcatacgcctaagtcccaaatcacaatacggacccatcggggctgtcaaaatattgattcaggtccgtttgttcaaaatattgaccgaagtcaacttaagtgagttttaaagcactatttcacatttttatcattttttcacATAAAGGCTTTCCATAAAAAAATATAcgtactgcgcacgcaagtcgagaaatattGAATGGtactatttgaggtctcagagcACAGAattaaatgttaaatttaaagatgacctatcgggtcatcacatatgTCATATCATATCAACATCTAGTGAAGTCGATATCTGAATACCTTATTATCTTCAACTTTTTCGACTTCCTTTATGTGAGCATAAAATATTTGTTCTCTGTACTTACCTTTTGAATCCTTAAGCTGCTTTCAAAAGATAAGTTTATAAATTATTTGAATATCTGCCCAACATCCCTAAATTAAATGAGATATTCGGACGCATACAAAGCTGATTATACACGAGACAATAAAAAGAATATACTTACTCCTACTAAACTTGTGGCATACACAATAATTAACAAAATTTATCTCAAAACCAAATAAGACAATAACTTGATGAAATAAGTAATAATATTTACGTGACACTTTCTTAAATCCATAAATGATTTTCTACATTGAAATTTATTCTTGAGGTTGTAGAGTTTGTTCTTTGGGAACTACTTCTTGAAGGACTGGTTGAATGTTATTGTCTTTGATCCGAATCTCCTTCTTGAATAATATCAGGTATAGAAAGTTGTTCCTAAGCATTGACAATAACAACTAGAGGAATACCAATATGTTCCTCTTCAAATACAAagtccttctctctctctctctctctctctctctctctctctctctctctctctccctctctctccctctctctccccCCGCAAACTCAACATCCTCAAAGAACCTCACATTACTGAAAAAAGTAGCCTTAGTAGTGGGataaaaattctgaaatattAAGGGGATAGATAATAGGGATAATATTATAGGACGAATGTCTCTTAATTCTCCTTTAAAGATATGATCTAATCTCTCGTGCCATAAAGAAGCTGTCTACTGGATGGTTAATTTACCCTTATTACCAGTTATGTTAACATGCAAGGTTCATTCAACGAAACAACCATATCAAGTAAGTATAGATTATTGTAACCTGATAAAGAATCGGGACCAACCAATTTTGAATTATGAAAGagactaattttttttaatttccaaataaataaaaataaccaAACTTGTCTAAAACAGAAACAGAAGTCAAATCCCCCAAAAAAAATGGTGCAACATAAGTCTCGTTCAAATTCAAATAAAATCGGTTCTTAATAACACAAATTCAAATAAAATCGATTCTTAACAACAATCTAAAAGTTTCAATTGCTTCGACTTTCTCCGACTTGTTGTCACCATCGTAGATGTATCTTTTACCATCATCAGGCTTTCGATAGTTTAGGCAACCCTGCTTAGACACAGTGATGTGAATTGTTATATCCCAGAATCTATCCACCATCTGTGTCTTGGTACCAAAGTCAAATTAACCTTAGAATAAATAAAATTAAGAGGTATACCTTTCTTTGTACGACATGCGTAATAGTTGGTATAATCCTTCTTCGTATGACCTTTAGCTTTACAAAAGAAACAACCATTTGTAGTTGGTTCCTGATTGTTTTTTTTGTGTTGGTGTATCTACAGCATCCTTATTCTTTCTCTTCTTGTCCTTGCTTTTGTCCTTAGGCACATCGGCTAAGTGAGCACTTTCTGTCTTTTCCTGATTCAGTCTATCCACTTCCTGAATACAGTGCGAGATGAGCTCATTTAGAGACCAAGTCTCTTTATGACAGTTATAGCTCACCTTAAACTGGCTAAACTGTAGTGGAAGGGATATCAAAATCAAGTGCACTAGCAAGTCCTCAGAGAGGTCCAACTTAAGTGCTTACAACTTAGAAGCAAGATGAGACATTTCCATAATGTACTCCCTGATGTTACCTTTGCCTTGATACCTCATTGAAGTCAGACTTGTCAAGAGCGTACCAATCTCAGCCTTTACACTCTTGACAAATACCAGCCATAAATTCTTTAGCCATCTTAACCTTATCGAACATAAGTGCTCCTGAATGTTTCTGGAATGACTTTCTTCATGATCATCATACACATGCGATCTGATCTCTTCCACCTTTACATTTCCCTCTTTTCATTAGAGGTACTCTTATCTGTAAGAGATGGTGGCGAATCAATCCGTAACGCAAGCTCTCAAATTCTTAACTTGTCGTAAAGAGGTGTTAGCCAAAGAACTTCATAGTTAATCTACTTTGTTTTTTGGTTAAAAAAAAACTGATTTACCAAATATTAAAATAATCACAAAAAATCAATAGCAGCCTTTTATGGCCTTTTCCTGGCCACATATTCCAAACGGCGATCAGACCTCCAATTTGGAACTACGGGATAGACTTAGTAGAAGCAATGAATTTGAACATGAATCTTTTTGTTTTACCCTTCAAAACGTCTTAATGATTTAACATAATATAGGCTTTTGAAATCAATTGTTAGAACCAAATtactttaaagataaacagcGTCATCTTTTACTCAAGATTTATCATGTCAATTCATCAAGAATAAATACCAGATGCGGAAACGTACCTGAATCCATCAGAACGACTCGAATTCTTCAGTCTAGCGGTTAGTAGTCTTCCAAATCAATACGTAAGCCGTAATCACCTTCCTAACGATGGAATGCTAGAAAGAAAATCCTACGTCTGATTTGAGGACCATAACCCTATTAATAGATACATAAGTTTATGTATTTCTAATTTAGCCCATCATTAAATTAAAAACTATATCCGAGCCTATCTACACATAAAACCACATACTTTAGAAGACGTCTTATAAACTCATTTAACTTTAAAAACCTTAAAAGATCACTTTCAATTTGGGTCTAACCTTTTAACAGCAGCTAATATACAATTTTTTAGTATTTTCTTCCTTGTATAGAGACTCCATGTGTCACTGAGATCTAATAATGCCAAAATAAGTTCTTGAAATGTGAAAGCGCAGACTACATGTGAACGCATATAAGGACTCTATAACAGAGAGTTTGATTAATAAAAGTACTTGGTTCTTCATATGGTATGGTATAGAGATGCACATTCAATGATTGACTATCGTACGATTTTTAATTTCAGCTTGTTTAGTGAGAGCTCCTTATCAATTAATTACTTATTAAGGTAATCGTAATACATAACGAGTGGACttcatctttttttcttttttagggggcttttctttcttttgtcccTTTCGATTCATCTAGACCAAAATAACGACAAATATACAAGTTATCCATGTTGGAAATTATTAACATTgtcttaaatatttaaatttaaaaacgagTTAAGCAATTATAGTTGGTGATATCAGGTACGGGTGTACATAAGCCAGGTTGGTTCGAAATTTTCAATTATCAAATCAAACCAATGgtgtcgggtttttaaatttataaaccaaaccaaaccaacctcGTCGGGTTTTTGAATCTCGATTTTTCTTGAGTTTTTTGGGTTTTCGAGTTTTTttggtaaagtcttcatagcataaaatatgtaacttgtactccaaaatatttcttaagtcctagtaaaatacaactatataatgtattttccaagaaactaacacaataatatgagataagttatagcattatactaaaatattaaataacaaatataaaataataaaattatataaaataaatattgctaattaataagccataatgaaaattaacataatttaaaaatactatagaggtcatgctaaaataagtatagctaataagtactaatattaattacataactaggcactaaagaaaaagataaactaagttatgcattttcattataaaccaatgtaaaagtaaaataattatccaacgcTATTGTTATTCCTAGTattaaattgatttttttttgttagcattagtattgatttgaactttgtttgagttactacatttatgggctttaaaatttatttccgttcaagaatgttaagtctaaacttcaaataatacgttaaaagataaaactgtgaaaaagtttaagaaatatttataaattacattacaataaatatttatatgtataaaatatttttaaaaattatataaatgtactatcggattggtttggtttcggtttgactttttttagttaaaaccaaacaaaactaattatggtcgggttttattttccaataccaaaccacatcagtttttttttttcgatttgactcggattatcggtttaGTGCAgtttatcggttttctttgtacaccctaGTTGGTGGATACGATTAGTGCCTCTTGTCTATTGAATTTCATATTGGGCATGAATCACTTAATATTTTGATATAAATTAACTTAAGATCGTTTTACGTTTCTTCAGGAGGTCATTTATAAATTAAGGGAAAAAAGTGAAAGGGTAAATTTCTCGGGGATATAATGATGAAAAGCAAAGCAATAATTCAGGTAAATAACATAGAAAATAAAGAAATCGATTAACACGTCTTCACTGAATATTCAGTTAGTGTGGAAAGCTTATCACTAGAGTCAAGACAGTGAAGCCAGTCTCTTTATAGGATCTATGCCTTGACCTTGAAGCCCAGATATAattgtttttttttgggggggggggaggtgggGTTCCATTGTTAATCAGAAACACGGCTTAAGTTGTCTGGTCGaactgcatatatatatatatatatatatatatatatatatatatatatatatatataagagaggAAATGTTAGAGTGCAAGAGAGAGTATAAGCAAAAGAAATCAAATTAAGAAAACcaagagagaatatatatagGTATTCCAAAGAAAATGGTGAGAACTCCTTGTGTTGACAAGCATGGAATTAAAAGAGGCGAATGGAGTAAAGAAGAAGACAACAAACTAAGAGCTTTTGTGGAAAAAAATGGTCATCCGAATTGGCGCCAATTGCCTAAATATGCTGGTtagtatatagtatatatatatatggagccccaaaattcttttattttttctttctgaAAGTTCTTATTTCTTTTAGGATATTTTTCAGGTCTAATGAGATGTGGGAAAAGCTGCAGACTGAGATGGATGAATTACTTGAGGCCCGGTTTGAAGAAAGGCAATTATAGCAATGAAGAAGAGGAGCTCATTATTAAATTACACAATGAACTTGGAAACAGGTAGAAATTACATTTGATTAAACTAAGTTAtactattacattttgaagtacACCTACTATATAAATTAAATGTTCTAAACATAGTATTCAAATCTTGCAGATGGTCAGCCATAGCTGCAAAATTACCAGGAAGATCGGACAACGATATCAAAAACCAATGGCATGCTCATCTTAAGAAACGTGCGAATATAATAAATACCAATTCATCAACGTCAACAGAGCAATTTTCTGAATCTTCACAGTCTGTAGAATCTCAAAATGAACACTCTTCTAATTATAAAGTTTCAGAACAGGAAGCTGGCTGTGATATGAAAGAGTTGCAATCTGCTAGTGTTAATGCCGTTGACACTTCAGTAGAGGTTTCATCAAGTGATTTATATTCGAGTTGTTCCCTTTTAAATGGAATG of Nicotiana tomentosiformis chromosome 7, ASM39032v3, whole genome shotgun sequence contains these proteins:
- the LOC117277950 gene encoding transcription factor MYB10-like isoform X2, with protein sequence MVRTPCVDKHGIKRGEWSKEEDNKLRAFVEKNGHPNWRQLPKYAGLMRCGKSCRLRWMNYLRPGLKKGNYSNEEEELIIKLHNELGNRWSAIAAKLPGRSDNDIKNQWHAHLKKRANIINTNSSTSTEQFSESSQSVESQNEHSSNYKVSEQEAGCDMKELQSASVNAVDTSVEVSSSDLYSSCSLLNGMDWIEEDHIRSMEKLPADFLNFCWTNPIDNFQTEPFDNFQTEPLDHFWRQPFF
- the LOC117277950 gene encoding transcription factor MYB10-like isoform X1; this translates as MVRTPCVDKHGIKRGEWSKEEDNKLRAFVEKNGHPNWRQLPKYAGYFSGLMRCGKSCRLRWMNYLRPGLKKGNYSNEEEELIIKLHNELGNRWSAIAAKLPGRSDNDIKNQWHAHLKKRANIINTNSSTSTEQFSESSQSVESQNEHSSNYKVSEQEAGCDMKELQSASVNAVDTSVEVSSSDLYSSCSLLNGMDWIEEDHIRSMEKLPADFLNFCWTNPIDNFQTEPFDNFQTEPLDHFWRQPFF